A window of the Tessaracoccus sp. MC1865 genome harbors these coding sequences:
- the mfd gene encoding transcription-repair coupling factor, whose translation MKYPGLLQALEASEGFQYTLADARRSGVTTLDVTTVGSFFPFLTSAIAEESGRTVLLITSTYREAEQLTSELAGHLGEDAVEYYPAWETLPHERLSPRADTVGRRLAVLRRLAGHDEEPAPKVVVAPVRSVLQPQVQGLADMAPVRIAVGETYELGTLLADLAGAAYNRVDMVERRGEFAVRGGIVDIFPPTADHPVRVDFFGDEVDEIRYFTVADQRSTGDTATVVVAPPCRELLLTTTVRNRAKRLAAAHPELADMLTRIGEGQAAEGMEALIPVLVEGLELLVDVLPKGSLILAASPELIRTRAAELVATSQEFLEASWAAAAGGGSSPIDLGASAYWALGDVRQHALESGHRWWSLSPFMAAPGAEEDGPAVPEAASVHSRSLDITAGEGFRGDTDAAVTHIRTRLADGWKVVLTVEGQGLATRLVELLGDAGIAASIDDLAEAPAAGRVTIVLSPQRHGWRAEGPKLEVITAGELTGQVELDRSERKLPQRRKPTIQPLELKAGDPVVHEQHGVGRFVELLQRTVQGNTRDYLVIEYAASKRGHPGDRLFVPMDQLDQLSRYVGAEAPTLDKMGGADWTKRKAKARKAVREISAELIKLYAARQATKGHAFGPDTTWQRELEDAFSYVETHDQLSAITEVKHDMEQLVPMDRLICGDVGFGKTEIAVRAAFKAVQDGKQVAVLVPTTLLVTQHYQTFASRFAGFPVQLAQLSRFQSDAEAKKVVDGLAAGRIDVVIGTHRLLGKEIQFKDLGLVVIDEEQRFGVEHKERLKSMRVNVDVLSMSATPIPRTLEIAITGIREMSVIATPPEERHPVLTFAGPYDDGQVKAAIRRELAREGQVFFVHNRVGTIEKTAAHLRELIPEARIATAHGQMNEHRLEAVMQDFWERRADVLVCTTIVESGLNIQSANTLIIDSADKMGLSQLHQLRGRVGRSRERGYAYFLYPADKTLTEASHERLATMAANTELGSGMAIAMRDLELRGAGNLLGEDQSGHIEGVGFDMYLRMVGEAVANWRGVDTEPEPTMRVEIPVDAHLPDDYITSERLRLEMYKQIAEIRTAADIDAVRAELLDRYGELPSPVEQLLGVAALRNLAREHGIQEIVPQGKVIRLSPLSLPESKQLRLNRLYPGSVIKSSNEQILVPKPDGDHLTWVTTLLTQLFA comes from the coding sequence GTGAAGTATCCAGGCCTCCTCCAGGCTCTCGAGGCATCCGAGGGATTCCAGTACACGCTCGCCGACGCCCGACGCTCCGGAGTGACCACGCTCGACGTCACCACCGTCGGATCGTTCTTCCCGTTCCTGACCTCCGCCATCGCGGAGGAGAGTGGCCGGACCGTGCTGCTCATCACCTCCACCTATCGCGAGGCCGAGCAGCTCACCAGCGAGCTCGCGGGCCACCTGGGTGAAGATGCCGTCGAGTACTACCCCGCCTGGGAGACGCTGCCGCACGAGCGGCTGTCGCCCCGTGCAGACACTGTCGGCCGCCGGCTCGCAGTGCTCCGCCGCCTCGCCGGGCACGACGAGGAACCCGCACCCAAGGTCGTCGTCGCCCCGGTGCGTTCCGTCCTGCAGCCGCAGGTTCAGGGCTTGGCGGACATGGCGCCGGTGCGGATCGCCGTGGGGGAGACCTACGAACTGGGCACGCTGCTGGCCGATCTCGCCGGTGCGGCCTACAACCGCGTCGACATGGTGGAGCGACGTGGCGAGTTCGCCGTCCGCGGCGGCATCGTCGACATCTTCCCGCCCACTGCTGACCACCCTGTGCGCGTCGACTTCTTCGGCGACGAGGTCGACGAGATCCGCTACTTCACCGTCGCGGACCAGCGCTCCACCGGCGACACCGCCACCGTCGTCGTCGCGCCGCCCTGCCGTGAACTGCTCCTGACGACGACGGTGCGCAACCGCGCCAAGAGGCTCGCCGCCGCACACCCTGAACTGGCCGACATGCTCACCCGCATCGGCGAGGGCCAGGCCGCGGAGGGCATGGAGGCGCTCATCCCGGTGCTCGTCGAAGGTCTGGAACTGCTCGTCGACGTGCTGCCGAAGGGCTCGCTGATCCTGGCCGCGTCGCCGGAGCTGATCCGCACCCGCGCCGCCGAACTCGTCGCCACCAGCCAGGAGTTCCTCGAGGCCTCCTGGGCGGCCGCCGCCGGCGGGGGCAGCTCGCCCATCGACCTCGGTGCCTCCGCCTACTGGGCACTGGGCGACGTCCGCCAGCATGCGCTGGAGTCCGGCCACCGCTGGTGGTCGCTGTCGCCCTTCATGGCCGCCCCCGGCGCCGAAGAGGACGGCCCCGCCGTCCCCGAAGCCGCCTCGGTGCACTCCCGTTCGCTCGACATCACCGCCGGCGAGGGTTTCCGCGGCGACACCGACGCCGCCGTCACCCACATCAGGACACGCCTGGCCGACGGTTGGAAGGTCGTGCTCACCGTGGAGGGCCAGGGCCTGGCCACCCGCCTGGTTGAGCTGTTGGGCGATGCGGGGATCGCCGCCTCGATCGACGACCTGGCTGAGGCTCCGGCGGCCGGCCGGGTCACCATCGTGCTCTCGCCGCAGCGGCACGGCTGGCGCGCCGAGGGGCCGAAGCTGGAGGTCATCACCGCCGGCGAACTGACCGGCCAGGTCGAGCTGGACAGGTCGGAACGCAAGCTTCCCCAGCGCCGCAAGCCCACCATCCAGCCGCTCGAACTCAAGGCCGGCGACCCCGTCGTGCACGAGCAGCACGGCGTCGGCCGGTTCGTGGAACTGCTGCAGCGCACCGTGCAGGGCAACACCCGCGACTACCTCGTCATCGAATACGCCGCCAGCAAGCGCGGCCACCCGGGAGACCGGCTGTTCGTGCCGATGGACCAGCTCGACCAGCTGAGCCGCTACGTCGGCGCCGAGGCCCCCACGCTCGACAAGATGGGCGGCGCCGATTGGACCAAGCGCAAGGCCAAGGCCCGCAAGGCGGTGCGCGAGATCTCCGCCGAGCTCATCAAGCTCTACGCCGCCCGCCAGGCCACCAAGGGCCACGCGTTCGGCCCCGACACCACCTGGCAGCGCGAGTTGGAGGATGCCTTCAGCTACGTCGAGACCCACGATCAACTCTCCGCCATCACCGAGGTCAAGCACGACATGGAGCAGCTCGTGCCCATGGACCGCCTCATCTGTGGCGACGTCGGCTTCGGCAAGACGGAGATCGCCGTGCGCGCCGCATTCAAGGCTGTCCAGGACGGCAAGCAGGTGGCCGTCCTGGTGCCCACCACGCTGCTGGTCACCCAGCACTACCAGACGTTCGCGTCCCGCTTCGCCGGTTTCCCCGTGCAGCTGGCCCAGCTGTCACGCTTCCAGAGCGACGCGGAGGCCAAGAAGGTCGTCGACGGCCTGGCCGCCGGCCGCATCGACGTGGTGATCGGCACGCACCGGCTCCTCGGCAAGGAGATCCAGTTCAAGGACCTCGGCCTGGTGGTGATCGACGAGGAGCAGCGCTTCGGCGTCGAACACAAGGAGCGCCTCAAGTCCATGCGGGTCAACGTCGACGTGTTGTCCATGTCGGCCACGCCCATCCCGCGCACGCTCGAGATCGCCATCACCGGCATCCGGGAGATGAGCGTCATCGCCACCCCGCCGGAGGAGCGCCACCCGGTGCTCACGTTCGCCGGCCCGTACGACGACGGGCAGGTCAAGGCTGCCATCCGCCGCGAGCTGGCGCGCGAGGGTCAGGTGTTCTTCGTGCACAACCGCGTCGGCACCATCGAGAAGACCGCCGCGCACCTGCGGGAACTGATCCCCGAGGCGCGGATCGCGACGGCGCACGGTCAGATGAACGAGCACCGGCTCGAAGCGGTGATGCAGGACTTCTGGGAGCGGCGCGCGGATGTGCTGGTCTGCACCACGATCGTCGAATCGGGCCTGAACATCCAGAGCGCCAACACCCTCATCATCGACAGCGCCGACAAGATGGGCCTGTCGCAGCTGCATCAGCTGCGCGGCCGCGTCGGGCGCTCCAGGGAACGCGGGTACGCCTACTTCCTCTACCCGGCGGACAAGACGCTCACGGAGGCCTCCCACGAACGGCTCGCCACCATGGCCGCCAACACCGAGTTGGGCTCCGGCATGGCCATCGCCATGCGCGACCTCGAACTCCGCGGTGCCGGCAACCTCCTGGGCGAGGACCAGTCCGGCCACATCGAAGGCGTCGGGTTCGACATGTACCTGCGCATGGTCGGCGAGGCCGTGGCCAACTGGCGCGGCGTCGACACGGAGCCGGAGCCGACGATGCGGGTGGAGATCCCCGTCGACGCGCACCTCCCGGACGACTACATCACCTCGGAGCGGCTGCGGCTGGAGATGTACAAGCAGATCGCCGAGATCCGCACGGCGGCAGACATCGATGCCGTGCGCGCCGAACTGCTCGACCGCTACGGCGAACTGCCGTCCCCCGTCGAGCAGTTGCTCGGGGTGGCGGCGCTGCGCAACCTCGCCCGGGAGCACGGGATCCAGGAGATCGTGCCGCAGGGCAAGGTGATCCGCCTCTCGCCGTTGTCGCTGCCGGAATCGAAGCAGCTGCGCCTCAACCGCCTGTACCCGGGCTCGGTGATCAAGTCGTCCAACGAACAGATCCTCGTGCCGAAACCGGATGGCGACCACCTCACCTGGGTCACCACGTTGCTGACCCAACTGTTCGCCTGA
- a CDS encoding MazG family protein codes for MAELRVKCPWDAEQTHRSLLNHLIEEACEVVDAVEAGSDTELVEELGDLLLQVYFHAQIATDEGRFTLDDVARGISDKLISRHPHVFGDAEIPQDMWQNWEERKRAEKGRTSALDGIAESLSVIGRAHKVVSRTRSHAVDIELPSEPIDEATVGREILALIARAQANGIDADAAARQALRSLEAQIRATEPTTHQ; via the coding sequence ATGGCGGAACTACGGGTGAAATGCCCGTGGGACGCCGAACAGACCCACCGCTCGCTGCTCAACCACCTCATCGAAGAGGCCTGTGAGGTGGTGGACGCGGTTGAGGCCGGGTCAGACACCGAACTGGTGGAGGAACTCGGCGACCTCCTCCTGCAGGTGTACTTCCACGCCCAGATCGCCACGGACGAGGGCCGCTTCACGCTCGACGACGTGGCCCGGGGCATCTCGGACAAGCTCATCAGCCGCCACCCCCACGTGTTCGGCGATGCGGAGATCCCGCAGGACATGTGGCAGAACTGGGAGGAACGCAAGCGTGCCGAGAAGGGCCGCACCTCCGCCCTCGACGGCATCGCCGAATCGCTGAGCGTGATCGGCCGGGCCCACAAAGTGGTCTCGCGGACACGTTCGCACGCAGTGGATATCGAACTGCCTTCCGAACCCATCGACGAGGCCACCGTAGGGCGGGAGATCCTCGCGCTCATCGCGCGAGCCCAGGCCAACGGGATCGACGCGGACGCCGCTGCCCGGCAGGCGCTCCGCAGCCTCGAAGCCCAGATCCGGGCCACTGAACCCACCACCCATCAATAG
- the eno gene encoding phosphopyruvate hydratase encodes MASIEFIQAREILDSRGNPTIEVEVELESGAQGRAAVPSGASTGAFEAVELRDGDKGRYGGKGVLTAVKNATEVIGEEILGLDATEQRIVDMAMLELDGTDNKAKLGANAILGVSLAVAHAAAEESGLPLYKYVGGPNAHILPVPMMNILNGGSHADSNVDIQEFMIAPIGAESFAEAVEMGAAVYHSLKAVLKERGLNTGLGDEGGFAPNLDSNRAALDLIVDAIRKAGFEPGSDIALALDVAASEFFEDGSYVFEGEKKTAEQMVDYYAELVDAYPMVSIEDPLNEEDWDGWKLMTERLGSKVQLVGDDLFVTNVTRLQRGIDTDTANALLVKVNQIGSLSETIDAVDLAHRNGFRTMMSHRSGETEDTTIADLAVALGCGQIKSGAPARTDRVAKYNQLLRIEEDLDEAAVYAGRSAFPRFQG; translated from the coding sequence ATGGCATCCATCGAATTCATCCAGGCACGCGAGATTCTCGACTCCCGCGGCAACCCGACGATCGAGGTCGAGGTCGAGCTCGAGTCGGGCGCGCAGGGTCGCGCCGCTGTCCCGTCGGGTGCCTCCACCGGCGCCTTCGAAGCCGTTGAGCTTCGCGACGGCGACAAGGGCCGCTACGGCGGCAAGGGCGTCCTCACGGCCGTGAAGAACGCCACCGAGGTCATCGGCGAGGAGATCCTCGGCCTCGACGCCACGGAGCAGCGCATCGTCGACATGGCGATGCTGGAGCTCGACGGCACGGACAACAAGGCCAAGCTGGGTGCCAACGCCATCCTCGGCGTCTCTCTCGCCGTGGCACACGCCGCCGCTGAGGAGTCCGGCCTGCCGCTGTACAAGTACGTCGGTGGCCCCAACGCCCACATCCTCCCCGTTCCCATGATGAACATCCTCAACGGTGGGTCGCACGCAGACTCCAACGTCGACATCCAGGAGTTCATGATCGCCCCCATCGGCGCAGAGTCGTTCGCGGAGGCCGTCGAAATGGGCGCCGCCGTCTACCACTCGCTCAAGGCTGTCCTCAAGGAGCGCGGGCTCAACACCGGCCTCGGCGACGAGGGTGGCTTCGCTCCCAACCTCGATTCCAACCGCGCCGCGCTCGACCTGATCGTCGACGCCATCCGCAAGGCCGGCTTCGAGCCCGGTTCCGACATCGCGCTCGCGCTCGACGTGGCCGCCTCGGAGTTCTTCGAGGACGGTTCGTACGTCTTCGAGGGTGAGAAGAAGACCGCCGAGCAGATGGTGGACTACTACGCCGAACTCGTCGACGCCTACCCGATGGTCTCCATCGAGGATCCGCTGAACGAAGAGGACTGGGACGGCTGGAAGCTCATGACCGAGCGTCTGGGCAGCAAGGTCCAGCTCGTCGGCGACGACCTGTTCGTCACCAACGTCACCCGCCTCCAGCGCGGCATCGACACCGACACCGCCAACGCGCTGCTGGTGAAGGTCAACCAGATCGGCTCGCTGTCGGAGACCATCGACGCTGTGGACCTGGCCCATCGCAACGGCTTCCGCACCATGATGTCGCACCGTTCCGGTGAGACCGAGGACACCACCATCGCAGACCTCGCCGTTGCGCTGGGCTGTGGCCAGATCAAGTCCGGCGCCCCGGCTCGTACGGACCGCGTCGCCAAGTACAACCAGCTGCTGCGCATCGAGGAGGACCTCGACGAGGCCGCTGTCTACGCCGGTCGCTCGGCGTTCCCCCGTTTCCAGGGCTGA
- a CDS encoding septum formation initiator family protein, producing the protein MAQSPRSRQANPGPGRGTPRSRTSARPGERSRKPHVEPLPEQEVSRAMSARPAAQPRASRAMTATWRLAVLLVVIAGIGLVLAHSLRVYFAQAQELAAVRAEIAAERDRIADMEDQLERWEDPEYVRSIARVRLGWVMPGEVGYRVIDADGNPLEGATMTEQEPELQGEWYEKMWTSVKLTDTPAEEE; encoded by the coding sequence GTGGCTCAATCACCCCGTTCCAGGCAGGCCAATCCCGGCCCCGGCCGCGGCACCCCGAGGTCGCGCACGTCGGCGCGCCCGGGTGAACGCAGCCGCAAGCCCCACGTCGAGCCGCTTCCCGAGCAGGAGGTGTCGAGGGCGATGAGCGCACGGCCCGCGGCGCAACCGCGCGCCAGCCGGGCCATGACCGCCACCTGGCGGCTCGCCGTCCTCCTCGTCGTCATCGCCGGGATCGGCCTGGTGCTCGCCCATTCGCTGCGCGTCTACTTCGCGCAGGCGCAGGAACTGGCCGCAGTCCGGGCGGAGATCGCCGCGGAACGCGACAGGATCGCGGACATGGAGGACCAGCTGGAGCGCTGGGAAGATCCCGAATACGTTCGCTCCATCGCCCGGGTCCGGCTGGGCTGGGTGATGCCGGGCGAGGTGGGCTACCGCGTCATCGACGCCGACGGCAACCCGCTCGAAGGGGCCACCATGACGGAGCAGGAGCCCGAGTTGCAGGGCGAGTGGTACGAGAAGATGTGGACGTCCGTGAAGCTCACGGACACCCCGGCGGAGGAGGAGTAG
- a CDS encoding DUF501 domain-containing protein: MSGPTQEDLAIVEAQLGREPRGVAEVAWRCPCGKPGVVKTEPRLPNGTPFPTTYYLTCPRATSATSTLEASGLMAEMTERLASDEELALAYQRAHESYLADRETLGHVEEIEGISAGGMPTRVKCLHVLVGHSLAKGPGVNPLGDEAVAALGDFWRAPCLEGE; encoded by the coding sequence ATGAGCGGGCCGACGCAGGAAGACCTCGCCATCGTGGAGGCGCAACTCGGACGCGAGCCCCGCGGTGTCGCCGAGGTGGCGTGGCGCTGCCCCTGCGGCAAGCCGGGCGTCGTCAAGACCGAACCGCGGCTGCCCAACGGCACGCCGTTCCCCACCACCTATTACCTGACCTGCCCGCGGGCCACGTCGGCCACCTCCACTCTCGAGGCCTCGGGGCTGATGGCGGAGATGACTGAGCGGCTGGCGTCCGACGAGGAACTCGCCCTCGCCTACCAGCGCGCGCATGAGTCCTACCTGGCAGACCGCGAGACGCTGGGCCACGTCGAGGAGATCGAGGGGATCAGCGCCGGCGGCATGCCCACCCGCGTGAAGTGCCTGCACGTGCTCGTCGGGCACTCGTTGGCCAAGGGTCCCGGCGTCAACCCCCTCGGCGACGAGGCCGTGGCGGCGCTCGGCGACTTCTGGCGCGCCCCCTGCCTGGAGGGCGAGTGA
- a CDS encoding exopolyphosphatase: MTTVAAVDCGTNSIRLLILRRGADGALTELAREVRLARLGQGVDATGEFHPDALQRANRIFEEFAAIIAGAGADRVRFVATSAARDVSNRAVFEANVRDRLGVGVDVISGSEEAQLSTLGVLSGVNVQTPSLVFDIGGGSTELIVVGEGPAILSAVSVNMGAVRLKERFLPGDPPSAAESRAARTFIAEQLDGAGVDFGSLAAAVGVAGTVTSFAAAKLGLETYHRESVHETVLARGDIEAILNHWLTQPAAVTAEEPCMHPLRAAVIGAGGLILDEISSRVPGGSVLVSETDILDGIALGLLEQ; this comes from the coding sequence GTGACGACCGTCGCCGCGGTGGACTGCGGCACCAACTCCATCCGGCTGCTGATCCTCCGGAGGGGAGCCGACGGCGCGCTCACCGAACTAGCCCGCGAGGTTCGGCTCGCGAGGCTCGGCCAGGGCGTCGACGCCACGGGGGAGTTCCACCCGGATGCGCTCCAACGCGCCAACCGGATATTCGAGGAGTTCGCCGCGATCATCGCCGGCGCCGGCGCGGACCGCGTCCGGTTCGTGGCCACCTCGGCCGCGCGTGACGTGAGCAACCGTGCGGTGTTCGAGGCGAACGTGCGCGACAGGCTGGGCGTGGGGGTGGACGTCATCTCGGGATCCGAGGAGGCACAGCTCTCCACGTTGGGCGTGCTCAGCGGCGTGAACGTGCAGACACCGTCGTTGGTGTTCGACATCGGCGGCGGCTCCACGGAACTGATCGTGGTGGGGGAGGGGCCGGCCATCCTGTCCGCCGTCAGCGTCAACATGGGTGCGGTGCGCCTGAAGGAGCGTTTCCTGCCCGGCGACCCGCCTTCGGCGGCGGAGAGCCGGGCGGCGCGGACGTTCATCGCGGAGCAACTCGACGGAGCGGGCGTGGATTTCGGGTCGCTCGCTGCTGCCGTGGGTGTCGCCGGTACGGTCACCAGTTTCGCGGCGGCCAAGCTCGGGCTGGAGACCTATCACCGCGAGTCGGTGCACGAAACGGTCCTGGCCCGGGGCGACATCGAAGCCATCCTCAACCACTGGCTCACTCAGCCGGCTGCGGTGACGGCCGAAGAACCCTGCATGCATCCGCTGCGCGCAGCGGTGATCGGCGCGGGCGGCCTGATCCTCGACGAAATCTCCAGCCGCGTCCCCGGCGGGAGCGTGTTGGTGAGCGAGACCGACATCCTCGACGGCATCGCGCTGGGTCTGTTGGAGCAGTGA
- a CDS encoding nitronate monooxygenase family protein — MLPTLPIVQAPMAGVQGSALALAVGRTGALGSLPAAMLSDDELAAELTVLEGADVPYSVNFFAHHAPQPDPVREDAWLAALAPYREEYGVAESGGGAPRRPFNAHICDAIEPFAPPIVSFHFGLPHEGLLRRVKAWGAVVVSTATTVDEARWLVEHGADAVIAQGIEAGGHRGNFLSDDLSLHLPTLELVRAVRGSVTCPVIAAGGITTAADVQAALAAGAVSVQAGTAFLLADETTASPMHRDAILRPHDTVITTALTGRPARGIPNRLVLELGEFPEAVPPFPLAAGPLAPLRAAAEAQGRTDFTPLWCGMNTDGVRAAPAAAIVESLLG; from the coding sequence ATGCTGCCCACCCTCCCCATCGTGCAGGCGCCCATGGCGGGTGTGCAGGGGAGTGCCCTGGCGTTGGCGGTCGGACGCACCGGTGCGCTGGGCTCATTGCCTGCGGCCATGCTGAGCGACGACGAGCTGGCCGCCGAACTGACCGTGCTGGAGGGCGCCGACGTGCCCTACAGCGTCAACTTCTTCGCTCACCACGCGCCCCAGCCGGATCCGGTCAGGGAGGACGCCTGGCTCGCTGCACTCGCCCCCTACCGCGAGGAGTACGGGGTGGCCGAGAGCGGCGGCGGGGCCCCCCGCCGGCCGTTCAACGCACACATCTGCGACGCCATCGAGCCCTTCGCGCCGCCCATCGTGAGTTTCCACTTCGGCCTGCCCCACGAGGGCCTGCTGCGCCGGGTGAAGGCCTGGGGCGCGGTGGTCGTGAGCACCGCGACCACCGTCGATGAGGCGCGCTGGCTCGTGGAACACGGGGCGGACGCGGTGATCGCCCAGGGCATCGAGGCAGGCGGGCACCGGGGCAACTTCCTGTCGGACGACCTGTCGCTGCACCTCCCCACCCTGGAGCTGGTGCGCGCGGTTCGTGGCTCGGTCACCTGCCCGGTCATCGCGGCCGGCGGCATCACGACGGCCGCCGACGTGCAGGCGGCGCTCGCCGCTGGGGCGGTGTCGGTCCAGGCAGGGACCGCGTTCCTGCTGGCCGATGAGACCACCGCGTCGCCGATGCACCGCGACGCCATCCTGCGTCCGCATGACACCGTGATCACCACGGCGCTCACCGGCCGGCCTGCGCGGGGGATCCCCAACCGGCTCGTGCTGGAGTTGGGCGAATTCCCCGAGGCGGTTCCTCCGTTCCCGCTGGCGGCCGGGCCCCTGGCCCCGCTGCGCGCAGCAGCAGAGGCTCAGGGCCGCACGGACTTCACGCCCCTGTGGTGCGGGATGAACACCGACGGCGTGCGCGCTGCGCCGGCCGCGGCGATCGTCGAGTCGCTGCTCGGCTGA
- a CDS encoding flotillin family protein, with amino-acid sequence MPGLSPVVTAILGLIILLVLIGLLIASRYKVAKPNEAFIITGRKGREVRNPETGLVSTDLSGQKVVMGGGVFVVPFIQRLHTLDLSSRRIMITIRNAVSGQGIKLNVDGVAIVKVGGNEDSIRASAQRFLGQQDEIETFTQETLAGSLRSIVGSLTVEQIIRDRAAFAQRVTDESESSLTGQGLVLDTFQIQDISDDGTYLSDLGRPESAKLGRLAAVAEAEARREAEQAQIAAEQEIAISQRALVLKKAEIQSETDAARATAASAGPLAQADRDQAVLLEQEKVAVAQAALKERQLDTEVRRPADAERYRVETAAEAQRNAAIFQAEAQKAAAIAQAEAEAERQRLTGVGEKSRRVAEADAVRAEGEAKAAAVLAVGQAEAEAMDKRAEAFAHYNEAAVLQMLIEVLPQMAEKVAAPLGNIDKLTVVSTDGASVLPRQVTENVMQTMQMVKDTTGYDLTAVLDRMAGKANGALQGTATPAE; translated from the coding sequence ATGCCCGGCTTAAGTCCCGTAGTCACCGCAATCCTCGGCCTCATCATCCTTCTCGTGCTGATCGGCCTGCTGATCGCCAGCAGGTACAAGGTGGCCAAGCCGAACGAAGCCTTCATCATCACCGGCCGCAAGGGCAGGGAGGTCCGCAATCCCGAGACCGGTCTCGTGTCGACGGACCTGAGCGGCCAGAAGGTCGTCATGGGCGGTGGCGTGTTCGTCGTCCCGTTCATCCAGCGCCTGCACACGCTCGACCTGTCGTCGCGCCGCATCATGATCACCATCCGCAACGCCGTCTCCGGCCAGGGCATCAAGCTCAACGTCGACGGTGTGGCGATCGTCAAGGTGGGCGGCAACGAGGACTCGATCCGGGCCTCCGCGCAGCGTTTCCTCGGGCAGCAGGACGAGATCGAGACCTTCACCCAGGAGACCCTCGCGGGCTCGCTCCGTTCGATCGTCGGCTCGCTGACGGTGGAGCAGATCATCCGTGACCGCGCTGCGTTCGCGCAGCGGGTCACAGACGAGTCCGAGTCGTCGCTGACGGGGCAGGGCCTCGTGCTCGACACCTTCCAGATCCAGGACATCTCCGACGACGGCACCTACCTGTCGGACCTCGGACGCCCGGAGTCGGCCAAGCTGGGCCGGCTCGCCGCCGTCGCCGAGGCCGAGGCCCGACGTGAGGCCGAGCAGGCGCAGATCGCCGCGGAGCAGGAGATCGCCATCTCCCAGCGGGCACTCGTGCTGAAGAAAGCCGAGATCCAGTCGGAGACCGACGCCGCCAGGGCCACCGCCGCGTCCGCCGGCCCCCTCGCCCAGGCAGACCGTGACCAGGCGGTCCTCCTCGAGCAGGAGAAGGTCGCCGTCGCGCAGGCCGCGCTGAAGGAACGCCAACTGGACACCGAGGTGCGTCGCCCGGCAGATGCCGAGCGGTACCGCGTCGAGACCGCTGCAGAGGCACAGCGCAACGCCGCCATTTTCCAGGCCGAGGCCCAGAAGGCCGCGGCCATCGCCCAGGCAGAGGCCGAAGCGGAGCGCCAGCGCCTCACCGGTGTCGGCGAGAAGTCCCGCCGAGTGGCCGAGGCCGACGCCGTCCGCGCTGAAGGCGAGGCGAAGGCCGCCGCGGTGCTGGCCGTCGGCCAGGCTGAGGCCGAGGCGATGGACAAGCGTGCCGAGGCGTTCGCGCACTACAACGAGGCCGCCGTCCTGCAGATGCTGATCGAGGTGCTGCCCCAGATGGCCGAGAAGGTGGCCGCCCCGCTGGGCAACATCGACAAGCTCACGGTTGTGTCCACCGACGGCGCTTCGGTGCTGCCCCGCCAGGTCACGGAGAACGTCATGCAGACCATGCAGATGGTCAAGGACACCACCGGCTACGACCTGACGGCCGTGCTCGACCGGATGGCCGGCAAGGCCAACGGCGCGCTCCAGGGCACCGCCACCCCGGCCGAGTAA